The region GGCCGAAGTGAGAGATGGTGGAGCCATGAGAGTTAAGACTATAGGCAACAGCTGTGACCACGATGCCGGCAATCAGCACCACCACACCAAAAGGAAGGGTACAGCGGAAGCACGAGAGCTCCGTGCCACCCGTCGCCGCCGTCAGAGGGCCGTCGTTCACCAGAGGGATGGAAACTGAAGGAGGTGGAtcgttcttgttgttgttgttggctTTAACGGTGAGAGAAGGGCACTCTGGGATTGTCATGGTGTCTTTCACAGTATCTTCGGGCATCGCAGTTTCCACAGTTTCGCTTTCAATAGTCTACACCTTCAGGTCTAGTGAGCTGCAGACAAAACAACAGTTCGTCTCAGATCAGAAACAGAAAATGGAACAAACCGACTGTAACTCATCACAAACTAGACCTGGgttcattttaatattaggCTGAGTCACTAAACTGAGTCCATAtgtgtctcagtctcagtggagGAGGCATGGCCTTAAACTCTAGTATATTGTAGCTGACTGCTTTAAAACACAATGTCTACAATAAACTGCTGCTAAATGAATCACTCATTGCAACAGATCAGTCGAAAACATCTCTTTACTTTTAAGGAACTAATTTTCTCTTCTGTTAAGGATCTTAACTAAACCTCCTTAGACTCAGCTCTTTCTTAAGAAACTGAggaactgttctttaaatattttctcactttttaattcatttacttATTTCAAATACCAGGTTTGGTCTGCcgagtgtttatttttatagctaGATAAAGTCACTTTTCCACATTGCAACTTTTGTGTCTTGCGACATTCAGCATTTGTGAAATCACAGTCAAAGTCTCAGATAGTTTTTGAGGTATTACGGTGTTGTTGTTATATAAACATAACTGACCTTAAAATGTTGTGATCATGAAAATAACTGGATTATACTGGGTGATATGGTATTTCTGTACTGAACTGTATGTCTATgctgataaataaatgttcacacACTGGCTGTGGTCCAGTGAACGTGGTAAAGGATTTGAGAACCAGCTGCAGTCTAAAGGGACTGAGCAGACAATGAATTCTGTTACAGTGAGTTCTAAAAGACTTGACACCaagaatccacacacacacacacacacacacacactaacacaaccatcacacacacacacacaaacacaaccatcacacacacacacactaacacaaccatcacacacacacactaacacaactatcacacacacactaacacaaccatcacacatactgtacacactaacacaaccatcacacacatccatcacacacactatcacatctcacacacacacacaaacacatccatcacacacacacacacacacacactaacacatccATCACATTGTGTACAAGACACTTTAACACAAGCACAGaaacacagcagtaaacagATAAACTTGTCGCTGTTTCACTCCGTGTCGCTGTTTCGAATGAAAAAtaacttatttttaattaaacgcGGTCAAAACGCGATGTTTTTTCTGCTGGGATAAActacaaattattaaataaataaataaataaaaactgaaaatgttacaaaaaacatttaccTTGCGCTCATTTTCCATCACGTTTCGAGAAATTTAAACACGTGTGTATTTTGTTCCCCATTTTTTAATCCGAGACGTGATTAATGCCGatggggatgatgatgatgatgatgataataatccGGATAAAGAGTCAGAGTCGCGTCGGCTGCGCGTGCTGAGTGACTCTAATGTAAAAAGCGTGCGCGAGAcctagtgtgagagagagagagagagagagagagagagagagagagagagagacacacacagagtaagtgtgtgtgtgtgtgtgtgtgtgtgtgagagagagagagagagagagagagagagagagagagagacagagaaagtgtgtgtgtgagagagagacacacagagtgagagagagagagaaagtgagtgtgtgtgtgtgtaatagagagagagtaagtgtgtgtgtgtgcgtgtgtgatagagagaaagtgagagtgagtgtgtgtgtgtttgatagagagagtgagtgtgtgtgatagagtaagtgagtgtgtgtgtgtgtgagagagagagagagagagagagaaaattataCTGTATCCAATCAAAATATATAGTGCTCGAAAGTTGTTGACTTTAACATAGTGATGATTTTGAGTGATCATCAAACTTAGTGATcatcattaaacaaaaacaaacacagatgtcTATTGGGCGTGGTCAAAAATTCTAATAAGCACACTTGATTGACAGCTCTCTGGCAGATAAACACATTAGCTAAGCGCTACTGGGTTAGCTTTCTACAGTTCACTACACGGTTTTTGTTTACTTCTCATTTTGTTCATGTTATATTGATGAGATGCTTTTGTTGGCTCAAGCTTTTACTTCACCAGTTAACTTTCACTTAGCTTtcattttatatgaaaaaaaagtttccatTTCCTTAGTTTCCGTGATCAATCTTTTCATCTGCTCAGCATTGCTAATGAATCATTGTAATTAGTCAGTTTTGTCAAATTAGTTTTTCTCTGCTTAGTTTAGCTTTCActtattagttttatttcacTAACTAGCTTTCAAGAGCCAGTTAACATCCTCTCATCCTCTCTAGTTCTGTCACTATTCTTTTGTAGTTGtctatttttaatatatcaGCTTTAGCTTTCCTCTTTACAGGTAACATTTTCTGGTgaatttcatttttcttttaaaggtggggtgcacgatgtttgaaagccaatgttgtcaTTTGAatacaccaaaacaaacacgctcctaacccaaatgggtgtcacccctgtatttatagctccgccccacgcatacatacacaactATTAtagcggaacctgctggggcggctggccgaggggatatttttatcaataaatgaacacaatgagtaatactatggtaatacaaatgtgttttatagtactgtgtgttgtaccgtgaaaggtttagttCTGTTTCAAGACAACCCGacaacccgaggcagaggtaacggcaggtatccgccatgtcaatgtttaaccgctttctgctaacgtcacacatgcgcactgaacactctttccaccgcatattgacaagacacggccctttctgctcattggctacacgtttgttttgttagtcggcccaactcagttttctgaagcatttttcaacaTTGTGCATCGCAcctttattgtttgtgtttgtataaaacACCCACAACAATTAgcgaaaaacacagacagaaatctGACTTATTGTACCTCTGGTTTGGGGATTGTTtagggtgtatgtgtatgtgtgtatgtgtgtgtgtgtgtgtctatttcgTTAATGAAACTTGAGCAGGTTGGCCTGCTTTTCTGCCCTTCGTAACctgatgctttgtgtgtgtgtgtgagtgagtgtgtgtgagtgtgtgtgtgtggtctgctGCCTTCCTTCCTGTTGGAGATCCTGTTTACCAAAAAGAGATGTGGACCTTCTTTCCAGCATGCAGAGAGGGAACACCGGCTTCTCCAGGCATGCAGCATGGGGCCACactacccataatgcactgtagACCATCTGTGGCTGTCTGTAAGCAATAATTTTAGTTTAGTGCATCTCAGCACCTGGAGAATATTTAGTGCACGTTAAAGTGACCCTGAAATCATAACTGgagctttttgttttgtctctttGTGCTGTGGACACCGATACAGcagtatacattaaaaaaactgtgctttatttaaaagtaatacGTCTTACACTATCACTATCACTCACAAGTAACAGTGACAGAGACTGTCACTTTTATTAGAGAAGCTAGTAAGACTACATCTTAACACCAATCTACCGGACCTGTTTAAACATTCAGTCACAATTTCATTTTGtcaatacacaaacatatactaatattagttatatatatgattaaaaaaaatatttctaataaaatatcGGATTTAAAATTGatatgatattatttattattattaatttatttcatttttaattattttgttctttacggattttgtgtgtttttggatttgacGTATGTTATTTGgttgatttttatatttgattgttgtgtatgaaggcACCCAGAGATCGTCACgcctttttttgtgtttcaatgttgtgtcagtcagctgtatgttctggtgtttatcagcgatcaggtctgtgctgaactcagagtttacgatgacccattagttcctcaggagctctcgggtGCACTAtcataaactgttgtagaaaggacattatttacatttacactatttactgtagagtgtcacccaaatgaggatgaggttcacttctgagtctggttcctctcaaggtttctcagggagtttttcctcaccttgCCGCCTTCGCCTCCGGCTCGATCGTTAGGGATAGAGATAGATATGTagtatcactcactcactcattttctaccgcttatccgaactacctcgggtcacggggagcctgtctcaggcgcatctcaggcgtcatcgggcatcaaggcaggatacaccctggacagagtgccaacccatcacagggcacacacacacacactcattcactcacgcaatcacacactacggacaattttccagagatgccaatcaacctaccacgcatgtctttggaccgggggaggaaaccggagtacccggaggaaacccccgaggcacggggagaacatgcaaactccacacacacaaggtggaggtgggaatcgaacccccaaccctggaggtgtgaagcgaacgtgctaaccactaagccaccgtgacccccaattttaaattcatatttcttaaaaattaattttaaactttaattgtatatattcacttatgtattttgtattattattaataataataataataataataataataataataataataataataataattattattattatttatttatttatttatttatttatttttctctcactcttctgtttccatacaaTGGGaaattctatacaaataaactgaactgaattgaatttatttatttatttttatttaacaacattgtattataaatgtaatgatATAATTCCCAGTTCGTGCTGTTTTCCTTTAAATATATTATGTGTACATGACGTAGGACCAGGTGAAGGTCACGTGACCCGGATGCGTCGGCAGTTGTAAAACATGGCGCTTCAGTTCACGGACGCGGATTTTAAGGAGGCTTGGAAGGAGCTGGACGAGCCTCAGCTCGAGGGAGGATGGGAACTTTTCACAGAGAGCATGGGCATGAAAATATACCGACTTTACAACAAGGTAAAAACGCAGTTTGTGATCAGGTTCATGCTGAAATTAGCGTTAAATGAAAGACAATACGAGCCACCAGCTGAGTGGACTGGATTTTAAACCAGCTGGACTGGATTTTAAACCAGCTGGACTGGATTTTTAAACCAGCTGGACTGGGTTTTAAAGCAGCTGGACTGGATTTAAAGCAGCTGGACTGGATTGACAGACTGATCCATGTgaagtgttcagtaacactTCAGATTTTAGCAACAATAACAATTTCACTCATTTTCATCAGTGGGATCTTTCAATAAccatcatttttatataataaatgtacaacatgtttaatgttaataCACTACAGAGTGAAGCAGAAACATACGTCAGCTGTTTCATTAttggagctctctctctctttctcttcctctttctgtatctctctctctctctctctctgtctgtctgtctgtctgtctgtctgtctctgtatctctctctctctctctctctctctctctctctctctctctctgtctgtctgtctgtctgtctgtctctgtatctctctctctctctctctctctctctctctctctctctctctctctctctctttctcttcctctttctgtatctctctctctctctctctctgtctgtctgtctgtctgtctgtctgtctgtctctgtatctctctctctctctctctctctctctctctctctctctttctcttcctctttctgtatctctctctctctctctctctctctctctctctgtctgtctgtctgtctgtctgtctctgtatctctctctctctctctctctctctctctctctctctctttctcttcctctttctgtatctctctctctctctctctctgtctgtctgtctgtctgtctgtctgtctctgtatctctctctctctctctctctctctctctctctctctctctctctctctctctctctctctctctctttctcttcctctttctgtatctctctctctctctctctctctctctctctctctctgtctgtctgtctgtctgtctgtctgtctctgtatctctctctctctctctctctctctctctctctttctcttcctctttctgtctctctctctctctctctctctgtctctctctctttctctttctctctctctctctctctctctctctctctctctctctctctctctctctctctctctctgtctgtctgtctctgtatctctctctctctctctctctctctctgtctctctctctccccatatatatatatatatatattaggaatCTGGATGTCACATGACTCCTTATTGGTAGTGTTGTAGTGCAGAATGTTGGGAGCTGAAGAACTggagaactctgtgcttgtgtTCACAGGAAACAGGTCTTTATGAGTATAAAGTGCTCGGCACGCTGTCCAGCTGTTCTCCAGAGGTCTGTGCAGATGTTTACATGGATCTGGACTACAGGAAGCAGTGGGACAGTTATGTCAAAGGTAATTTCAGAGCAGGTGATGTTTCTCATATGAGGCAGGaaggtctcacacacaaacatacaagtTAATGAACATCATAACAAACCCAGGTTTAACTGGAGTAAATGGAATTAATAATACAGTGTGGTGTCTGAACATTCAGCAGAGATTAGACATGTTCAGGACGAGGAAATCTGGGATAAAATCCTGTAGTGTTTCTCTGGATTAACAGTGATCCGCTGTGTAGAACATTCCAGAGCGTTCCGTCCAGAGCTAAACTGTAGCTCTGAAAATGAAGGTTTGTATGATTGAAGTCTCTGAATTCAACATTCACTCAGTTTAAAATTGACCCTTAGctcacacttgtttttttttcctgttcacacacacacacacacacacacacacacacacacacacacaccccacacacacacacacacacacacccacacacacacacacacacacacacacacacacctttaacaaTCCCCAAACCAGAGAGGCCACATATTTTCAGTGCACTCATCTTGATAGACAGGGTGAGATGTCCTACCTAATGTGTAACAGTGCAGCAAGAATGTGCAGAGGTACAGGAGAATGTGGAGGAGTGTTTGGGTCACTGCTAGTGAGTCACATATTAGTGTAGGGTGCTTTATTATAGTAAAGTTCAGAGCTAAAGGCAATAGGCTGcctattagtatagtgtagtatacagTGGTTCAAAGTTCAAAGTGTTTATTGTCATATGCACAGACAGAAAGCATGTTTCCttgcacaatgaaattcttactttgctGTCCACACTAAATGTcatacagtaaagtaaaaataaaatagaataaaaaaagagcaaaaaaaataagagcaataaaagcaataaagacGAGGTACAGTTCTTATTAAAGGCAATAAAAAGTGAGGTAGTGCAGTTCTTGGTGAGGTAGTGCAGTTCTGAAAAAATGAATGTGCAAAAATGTAATTCAATGTATGTTAATGTGATATGGTGTTAATGATATGATATATGCTGTGGCATTAACGTGATATGCTGTGGCGTTAATGTGATATGGTGTGGTGTTGATGTGAGATGGTGTGGCGTTGACGTGATATGGTGTGGCGTTGACGTGAGATGGTGTGGCGTTGACGTGAGATGGTGTGGCGTTGACGTGAGATGGTGTGGCATTAACGTGATATGCTGTGGCATTAACGTGATATGCTGTGGCGTTAATGTGATATGGTGTGGTGTTAATGTGATATGGTGTGGTGTTGATGTGAGATGGTGTGGCGTTGACGTGATATGGTGTGGCGTTGACGTGAGATGGTGTGGCGTTGACGTGAGATGGTGTGGCGTTGACGTGAGATGGTGTGGCGTTGACGTGAGATGGTGTGGCGTTGACGTGAGATGGTGCGGCGTTGACGTGATATGGTGTGGCGTTGACGTGATATGGTGTGGCGTTGACGTGATATGGTGTGGCGTTGACGTGATATGGTGTGGCGTTGACGTGATATGGTGTGGCGTTGACGTGATGTGGTGTGGCGTTGACGTGATGTGGTGTGGCGTTGACGTGATGTGGTGTGGCGTTGACGTGATATGGTGTGGCGTTGACGTGATATTCTGTGGCGTTGACATGATATGGTGTGGCGTTGACGTGATATGGTGTGGCGTTGACGTGATATGGTGTGGCATTGACGTGATATGGTGTGGCGTTGACGTGATTTGGTGTGGCATTAAAGTGATATGGTGTGGTGTTGACATGatgtggtgttaatatgatATGGTGTGGCATTAATGTGATATGGTGTGGTGTTAATATGATATGGTGTGGTGTTAAAATGACAGTACTAGTTACTATAGTAAACATACTACAGTATTTGTCTCTTATTGACTGATATTTTGGAGGCGgagtttattagtttatttgtttataactGACTTGTGGAAATGACTTTGACATATTTTTGTCTTGTAGTCTATTTCTGAACATTCTCGACCCGTTCCACAGGTAAAGAGTGTGACATCAGTGTGTTCTAGTGTGTATTAACTTAACACAATAAAGAATTGTACAGTTTACCATCTGTGGTGATTAAAAAGATTGCAGTGGTTAAACAGCTGGATGTAACAACAGAATTAAATGACTTAAACTTTTAAGTCTACGTTTGATTTTGCTGCTCTGGATAAATGATGGCtgtttgttgtgtatgttgtatatTCTCatctgttcgtgtgtgtgtgccatctcttttatgtgtgtgtgcacacgcatGTGTGTGCCATCtctttaacgtgtgtgtgtgtgtgtgtgtgtgtctgtaagcatgcatgtgtgtgccatctctttatcttgtgtgtgtgtgtgcgccatcTCTTTatcatgtgtgtgcatgtgtgtaccatctctttaatgtgtgtgtgtgtgtgtgtgtgtgtgtgtagtgtgtgtgtgtgtgttgtttattacaCACTAATCAGCAGTATGTGGAGTGTGTATAAAACTGCACACAAGCGTGTCATAACATTTGATTTACGTCACAATTTACGTCATAAAACAATCAGACTATAACACAGCACCCATGTGGAGGGTATTTCCTCTCTGATCAcctccagctgtgtgtgtgtgtgtgtgtgtgtgtgtgtgtgtgtgtgtgtgtgtgtgtgtataccctgTAAAGTCCagttgattatattttatttaatcatcagtgtttttttttgactgtttaGTACTTAACTGAATATAAAACCATGTTCTAATGTAAATTTCACTTTTATTATCTTAGTGTTGGAGAAAGCAGCATtaaaattagtgtgtgtgtgtgtgtgtgtgtgtgtttgtgtgtctcagagcTACATGAGAAAGACTATGGTGGACAGAAAGCAGTTTACTGGGAGGTGAAATATCCCTTTCCCCTGTCCAACAGAGACGTATCCTTTACACACCCCTCGTTACTCACATGATTGACTCcaatacgagtgtgtgtgtgtgtgtgtgtgtgtgtgtgtgtgtgtgtgtgtgtgtgtgtgcgcgggtgGGTGTTTAggtggaggggtgtgtgtgggtggaggtTAAAGGTGGTGTATGGACACTTCCTTAACCATGTCTCCCCTCAGTACGTGTACGTTCGGGAGCGCAGGGACTTGCTGGTGGACGGGAGGAAGATCTGGATGGTGCTGGCGAAGAGCTCGGACGTGTCTCATTGCCCTGAGAAGTCAGGAGTGATCAGGGTGAAGGACTACAAGCAGACTGTTGTCATGGAGAGTGATGGAGCCCAGGGCATTAaaggtagacacacacacacacacacacacacacacacacacacacacatctgaggtTGTTCtagaaagagtctccagtgtcagcactttgtgaAATCAGGGTTGAATGATGTCATTTATCTAGCAATCACATCCGTGTTA is a window of Tachysurus vachellii isolate PV-2020 chromosome 3, HZAU_Pvac_v1, whole genome shotgun sequence DNA encoding:
- the tmem100a gene encoding transmembrane protein 100, yielding MPEDTVKDTMTIPECPSLTVKANNNNKNDPPPSVSIPLVNDGPLTAATGGTELSCFRCTLPFGVVVLIAGIVVTAVAYSLNSHGSTISHFGLALLSAGVALLGLSAGCWKLRSEKKKEERRRESQAALVTNHRII
- the pctp gene encoding phosphatidylcholine transfer protein, whose translation is MALQFTDADFKEAWKELDEPQLEGGWELFTESMGMKIYRLYNKETGLYEYKVLGTLSSCSPEVCADVYMDLDYRKQWDSYVKELHEKDYGGQKAVYWEVKYPFPLSNRDYVYVRERRDLLVDGRKIWMVLAKSSDVSHCPEKSGVIRVKDYKQTVVMESDGAQGIKVFMNYFDNPGGNIPTWLINWAAKTGVPGFLKDLQDACSKYSNHCKNRK